The DNA segment gttccgaaagtgatattttgtgggacacgccgcgcaaaatcctgcgagtcccataaaatcactatcggatcttgttacctgatttccactttcttgaattgaagagtgaagaaatacacacctaagttacaatgcaagcgctatcatagtataatacgaaacaatatggtattgtcaaatccatcgacatgcatatgcaaaatcgaactgaaagtggaaatcgtcccaaaaataaaaaccttcggtactgtttgtgtgaattgttactttcaagttactaaaaaaataataccgaaagttgcctattttgggatggctacagcaaaaacatttttacgtaacaagttccgaaagtgatattttgtgggacacgccgcgcaaaatcctgcgagtcccataaaatcactatcggatcttgctacctgatttccactttcttgaattgaagagtgaagaaatacacacctaagttacaatgccagcgctatcataataaaatacaaaacaatatggtattgtcaaatccatcggcatgcatatgcaaaatcgaactgaaagtggaaatcaccccgaaaataggaacattcggtactgtttgtgtgaattgttactttcaagttaatgaatcaataataccgaaagtttcatttttgggatggctacagcaaaaagatatttacgtaacaagttccgaaagtgatattttgtgggacacgccgcgcaaaatcctgcgagtcccataaaatcactatcggatcttgttacctgatttccactttcttgaattgaagagtggagaaatacacacctaagttacaatgcaagcgctatcataataaaatacgaaacaatatggtattgtcaaatccatcgacatgcatatgcaaaatcgaactgaaagtggaaatcgtcccaaaaatagaaacattcggtactgtttgtgtgaattgttactttcaagttactgaaaaaataataccgaaagtggcatttttgggatggctacagcaaaaagatttttacgtaacaagttccgaaagtgatattttgtgggacacgccgctaaaatcctgcgagtcccataaaatcactatcggatcttgttacctgatttccactttcttgaattgaagagtgaagaaatacatatctaagttacaatgcaagcgctatcataataaaatacgaaacaatatggtattgtcaaatccatcgacatgcatatgcaaaatcgaactgaaagtggaaatcgtccacaaaatagaaacatttggtactgtttgtgtgaattgttactttcaagttactgaaaaaataataccgaaagttgcatttttgggatggctactgcaaaaagatttttacttaacaagttccgaaagtgatattttgtgggacacgccgcgcaaaatcctgcgagtcccataaaatcactatcggatcttgttacctgtttccactttcttgaattgaagagtgaagaaatacacacctaagttacaatgcaagcgctgtcataataaaatacgaaacaatatggtattgtcaaatccatcgacatgcatatgcaaaatcgaactgaaagtggaaatcgtccacaaaatagaaacattcggtactgtttgtgtgaattgttactttcaagttactgaaaaaataataccgaaagttgcatttttgggatggctacagcaaaaagatttttacgtaacaagttccgaaagtgatattttgtgggacacgccgcgcaaaatcctgcgagtcccataaaatcactatcggatcttgttacctgatttccactttcttgaattgaagagtgaagaaatacacacctaagttacaatgcaagcgctatcataataaaatacgaaacaatatggtattgtcaaatccatcgacatgcatatgcaaaatcgaactgaaagtggaaatcgtccacaaaatagaaacattcggtactgtttgtgtgaattgttacattcaagttactgaaaaaataataccgaaagtttcatttttgggatggctacagcaaaaagatatttacgtaacaagttccgaaagtgatattttgtgggacacgccgcgcaaaatcctgcgagtcccataaaatcactatcggatcttgttacctgatttccactttcttgaattgaagagtggagaaatacacacctaagttacaatgcaagcgctatcataataaaatacgaaacaatatggtattgtcaaatccatcgacatgcatatgcaaaatcgaactgaaagtggaaatcgtcccaaaaatagaaacattcggtactgtttgtgtgaattgttactttcaagttactgaaaaaataataccgaaagtggcatttttgggatggctacagcaaaaagatttttacgtaacaagttccgaaagtgatattttgtgggacacgccgctaaaatcctgcgagtcccataaaatcactatcggatcttgttacctgatttccactttcttgaattgaagagtgaagaaatacatatctaagttacaatgcaagcgctatcataataaaatacgaaacaatatggtattgtcaaatccatcgacatgcatatgcaaaatcgaactgaaagtggaaatcgtccacaaaatagaaacatttggtactgtttgtgtgaattgttactttcaagttactgaaaaaataataccgaaagttgcatttttgggatggctactgcaaaaagatttttacttaacaagttccgaaagtgatattttgtgggacacgccgcgcaaaatcctgcgagtcccataaaatcactatcggatcttgttacctgtttccactttcttgaattgaagagtgaagaaatacacacctaagttacaatgcaagcgctgtcataataaaatacgaaacaatatggtattgtcaaatccatcgacatgcatatgcaaaatcgaactgaaagtggaaatcgtccacaaaatagaaacattcggtactgtttgtgtgaattgttactttcaagttactgaaaaaataataccgaaagttgcatttttgggatggctacagcaaaaagatttttacgtaacaagttccgaaagtgatattttgtgggacacgccgcgcaaaatcctgcgagtcccataaaatcactatcggatcttgttacctgatttccactttcttgaattgaagagtgaagaaatacacacctaagttacaatgcaagcgctatcataataaaatacgaaacaatatggtattgtcaaatccatcgacatgcatatgcaaaatcgaactgaaagtggaaatcgtccacaaaatagaaacattcggtactgtttgtgtgaattgttacattcaagttactgaaaaaataataccgaaagtttcatttttgggatggctacagcaaaaaaatatttacgtaacaagttccgaaagtgatattttgtgggacacgccgcgcaaaatcctgcgagtcccataaaatcactatcggatcttgttacctgatttccactttcttgaattgaagagtgaagaaatacacacctaagttacaatgcaagcgctatcataataaaatacgaaacaatatggtattgtcaaatccatcgacatgcatatgcaaaatcgaactgaaagtggaaatcgtccacaaaatagaaacattcggtactgtttgtgtgaattgttactttcaagttactgaaaaaataataccgaaagttgcatttttgggatggctacagcaaaaagatttttacgtaacaagttccgaaagtgatattttgtgggacacgccgcgcaaaatcttgcgagtcccataaaatcactatcggatcttgttacctgatttccactttcttgaattgaagagtgaagaaatacaagttacatattagaatcctcctatCTTCATATAAAAGACCCATGGTTCATCTTGGGATATCATATTACACTGATAccaggaattatttatttatttatttatttatttatttaattacacCAATCTACAGTCTAGACCAATTACAGATTggaaataaacaaaattacaaaataaaaacTCATAAAAGTATATATACATACAAATGCAAACCTAAATTAACTAAAAAATTACGACCCCAAAACAGCCCTCCGTATATTCAATTGAGTACAGTTGAAAACATCCAAAACATACTGAAAATTGCTAAAATCATGACATATTCTAAACATTGGCGAAAACCGAAGCACGTTAGTACGTGGAAAAGGAAGATAGAACGTGGATACATTTCGAACAGGTAGTCTAGGGACGTGCAAATCCACTGAGCCTAGTAAGTAAGGGCAATCAATTTTGGAACTCAAGAGTTTATTAAGGAAAAGAATTCCCAAATAAGTCCTACGCTCCTCTAAAGAGTTAACATTAAACCTGCTCAATAAATACCCATCTTGTATTCCACGACACGGATACACGCCATCTATTTTGAAGCTCACGTACTTCAGAAATCGCCTCTGTATTTTCTCTAAGCTTTCAATATGAATCTTATAACCGGGATTCCATACAACACACCCATATTCTAGCTTTGACCTCACGAGCGCCGTAAAAAGAAGGAAGAGGGAGCCAGTCTCTGACAAATCCCTGGAATTCCTTATTATAAACCCGAGAGTCCTGAGACCATCGGAAACAGTTGCCCTCACATGGGGTACAAAAGTCAACCTCTGATCGAATAAGACTCCCAGATCTCTGTATTCAGTCACCCTTCCCAAAACACTTCCCTCAATGTTGTATTGAAAAATGACAACGGACTTACTGCGACTGAAGGACATCAcattacatttttttatatttaatgaTAGTCGATTTCTCCTGCACCAATCATTCAGATTATCGATTTCACCCTGAAGGTCCCAGCAATCCTGGATAGACTCGACTCGACGATACAATTTGCAGTCATCTACATACAAGAGCAACAGACAGAGCAGGTGTAAACTCAAATCGTTCATAAACAGCATGAACAACAGAGGACCCGAAATGGAACCCTGTGGAACACCTGACGTTGCGGAGAACTCATATGACCTGATTCCAAAATATTGAACGAACAGTTTTCTGTCAGCAAGATACGATACCAGGAAAGAGATTATATCCATTTCCAAGCCAAACGAAGACAACTTTGTAAGAACAACTCCATGGTCAAGCCTATCAAATGCCTTGGAGAAGTCAGTGTATATAACATCGACTTGAGAACATTCATCCAAAGCAGCAGACACATACTGGGTGAAACAAGTCAGGTTCGTTACAGTAGACCGGCCCCTAATGAAACCGTGCTGACCATCATTAATTTGGCATTTTACATGTGCGTAAATTATATCGTATAAAACCCTCTCAAAAACTTTACTAAAATTGCTCAGAATAACgataggtctataattttcgATGTCTTCTCTACTGCCCCTCTTGAAAACAGGGCACACTTTACCCTCCTTCCAAATGCTTGGGAAACATCGTTTCGAAAGTGACAGCCTAAAAAGCGCAGTCAAAGGCTTAGCGAAAATGATGGCACAGTCTCTCAATAAAAAAGACGGGACCTCATCCGGGCCAGCAGTCATACTACCCTTGCACTCCCTCAAACACGACAACACACACTCCTCATTTATATCGGGAACAGATAGAGTCAGCCCAAAGCAGTCTTGGCCGCAATGGTCCCGCTGTGGTGCAGAAGATTCCACAAAAGCAGCCTCGAAGAAAGCAGCAAAGGCATTGGCGATGTCCTGAGGATCAGACAAAGTGGATCCATTAAACTTCATTGACCCCGGAGTGGAGGAACCACCTCGAATCCTTTTTAAGTAGCCCCAAAATTTTGATGGATCCCTAGACAACTCTTCCTCGGCTTCCCGACAGAAACCGGTCCGGGCTATCGAGATTGCACTCTTTAGTTCTCTGCGAAGCTCCTCAAATTCCACAAGAAATGATGTGCAACCTGTTGACTTATAGGCTCGACGACAACTGTCCTTGGCTTTCAACTTAAAAATTATATCCCCATTAAACCAAGGCGGGTACCGGGATCTCCTACCAGATGTTTTAGGTACACAAGCATTAAAAAtaccgttaagattttcataaaaTCCTGCACACGCTAAATCGACATCATCATACTCAGTCAAGAAATCCCAGTTGGTGTTCAATAGACAATCATAGAGCAACGAGAGGTTAGCTCGTCTGAAATTGAAACTCTGAGGAACACCTCTCCTCAACTTACTTTTAGGATGTCTGAATGACAGGGTCAGATAAAACTCCAGAGGTGGATGATGTAAATCAACCGGTACGAGAGAGTAGTTCGACCCACTCACGACCATCTGACGACGACAACAGACAAGGTCCAAAATCCTTCCATTCTCATTAACAACGTTATTACCGCACGTGCCAGCGCATATGACGCTTGGCGATTTACGACGATCGAAAACTTCATTACAATGCCCACAAACAGACATTGTTTATTAGGGATTTCCTAGTGTCACACAGAAAATAAATATACGATATCGTACCTTGCAGTCCACTGAATAAGCTGTGCAAGTTTTAAAACATTCTGTTCGGGAACTAACACGGAAATCAACACAAAACTACGAGATCACCAATACACGTCCAATCTTCAATCCAGTCTTGACTATACTGCCTATATATATTACCCTATGAGTAGGGGAATAGTAGGTTACATGTAATATTAATTACGATAGTTAAGGCATTATTGTATTGAATGTCGAGACTTTAACATTGTCCACTTCAACAATAGTCAATAAAGCTTTTTAAAAATCAAAGTTATGAATTCAGAAACATAAGTGGCGCAGTCGGTAGGATacccaaaacatttttttttgacaaacatCGCAAAGAAAATTGTGTTCGTTTCAACGATTAGTTGGGTATTCGGAAATTTTCATCGAACCTTGGCCCCAAAATCGACCAAGTTCAACCCAGTGGTACAACACCAGCGAGCAGAAGTCAACATCGCGGAAGCTCATAGTTAGGACAACCAATCATCAGCATTCAGGAGGAGAAATTATAGTTAGGTACGGAGTTTCTAGAACGAAACTGCCTGCTATAATCGCTGTATCCCCTGAagcagaagaaaaagaagaaagaagaaatctTTATGAAGCCAATAGCGTAAGTTTCACATCCTTTTTCCACAATCCAATCACTTTATAGTTTTAtgctcattttaatttttctcatcaTTTGCATACTTGATTTTTTCTCGTGATTCTATTGTGATATACAAGTTGATATTCATATGAACAATATTAGGGATCGTAGTCCTTTGAGAAGAGAAAACAGAGAACAAATAATGGCAGTTCctcaaattcaaaaacatcacaTTGATTGCATTCCAGAATATGACGGAAATCCAGCAACTTTGGCTATTTTCATTCAATCCAGCGAGTAtttgattaataatttttccGATCAAAATAACATTGCTAACCCACAAAATGAATTTCTGCTTCGAGCCATCATTGGCAAGTTAACCGGAAGAGCACTTAATTTAGTAGGTAGTAGAGGAAATCTGAGAAACTGGTTATCAATTAAGAACTTACTgttgcaatttttctcagatcAGCGAGATGAAAATTGTTTAGTTGGAGATTTGATGCATTTAAGacagggaaaattcgaaaatccgGTCAACTTTGGTCACAGATGTCAAGATCTTTTAAGTTTACTTCTCAACAAAATTCAATTAACGGAAGTAGATCCGAATATTATCGAATTGAAGaaaactttgtttgaaaatcagGCACTTAATGCTTTTCTTAGGGGTCTTCATTCTAATTTGCCTATAAGATTGAGAAATCCACAAACTTTAGAACAGGCTATTTCATTTACAATTGAATAACAGAATTTTGCGTATGCTAGGCGGAATTTAACAAACACTTATTCTCCAAGTCCTCAATTAAAACCTTCTTTTCCGATTAAACAAAATATTGCACGCCCCCTGTATCAGAATTTAAGTCCTATTCATCAAACACCATTACCACAAGTTCGCCAAAATTTAAGTAATTCAAGTCAAAATAATCCAAGGAGCATTCAGTTTAGAAATGTGACACCAAACCGTTCACAACCGGTTCCTATGGACACATCGTCAGCAAATACAAGACGCACGGAAAGACCGCAAAGTCGAATTCAACCCAATCGGATAAAtcaaagaaatttcatttctgaagaactcTTTCAGCATGATATCGATGAAAGTATTAATCAGTATGATGCAAACGATTCATACTACGATGATTATTCTAACATGTCCAATTACGGTTCAAGCGATCAGTATGAAGTTACGCCGCAGTTCTGTAACGATAATCAATACTCTGATTtacctgatgaaaattttcagtctcTATCAACCCACCAGGATCAAACTTAATCAACATTACAAATATTAATAATTCTGCTCtacccttcataaaaattccaaaagtcggtttgaaatttatgattgatACTGGAAGCTCAAAAACCCTAATCAGCCCccgaactgttgaaaaattctatcaaaaattcatcagatattctcccttcaaaataaaaacagcTCACAAAATTACATATCATGAATACATTGCGCATATACCActcccaaaaattttcaaaactaaaGAATACTTCGATTTCCACATTTTTGAGtttaatgaagagtatgacggaTTAATTGGAATGGATTTACTGACCCATTTAGGTGCTAATATCGATCTTAAAAAAAATGTGCTTTACACAAAAAATGGACCTATtcctttatatttcaaaaataactcTTACTCATACGCCCTACCACCTAGATCTCAAAAAGTTATAAAAGTACCCATAAATTCAATCGAAGTCAATCAAGGTATTGtagagtatgtgaaattgaaGGAAGGTATCGAAATTCCACAATGTTTaattaaaatagaaaataacGAAGCTTACCTGACAATAACGAATAGTATTGAGACGGAAGAACAAATTACGATAAATCCACTCGAAATCATCGAAATTAATGAATCCGATATTACACCGATCACAACAGCCCAAAATGACGCAAAAACTGATAATCTCTtgaaagaaaacatgaaaaatcttCGCTTAGAACACCTgaataaagaagaaaaagaagccattcgaaaattatgctTTGAATATAGGGACGTTTTTCACTGCAAAAAGTTACCCTTAAGTTTCACGAATGTAGTCAAACATGAAATAAGAACTTCGGACGAAACACCACCAATTTTCCAAAAAGCATATAGAATGCCAGAAACACAAAAGAGAGAAGTTGCAAGGCAGGTTGAGAACTTTTGAAAAACGACATTATTCAACCATCCAGTAGTCCATGGAGTAGCCCAGTCATCGTAGTTCCGAAAAAAATTGACGCATCTGGAGAACAGAAATATCGGTTATGTGTAGACTATAGATTACTTAATAAAAAGAGCATTGACGATCAATATCCACTCCCAAATATCATGGAAGTATTGGACAAGCTAGGAAAttgcaaatatttttccacacTCGATCTAGCATCAGGTTACCATCAAATCGAAATGCATCCTAGAGATATACCTAAGACAGCATTTTCCACAGAAAGAGGACATTATGAATATAAAAGACTGCCTTTTGGACTGAAAAACGCACCAAGAACATTTGAAAGaataatggacaacattttACGAGGCATTATGAATGAAGCGTGTGTAGTTTATTTGGATGATATAGTTATATTTTCAACATCACTTCAAGAACATCTAGAAAAACTGCGTAAGGTTTTCGATCGCCTTAGAGCAGCAAACTTAAAAATCCAAATGGACAAATCCGAGTTTTTAAAAAAAGAGGTTCAATTCTTGGGACACATTATAACATCAGAAGGTCTTAAACCAAACCCactaaaaattgattcaatcttaCGATACCCAATTCCCAAAACACCAACAGAACTAAAAGGATTTCTCGGACTCACGGGATATTACCGTAAGTTCATAAAAGACTACGCAAAGATAACAAAACCGATGACTGTTTGTCTAAAAAaggggaaaaaaatcactcactCGGAAGATTTCATACAATCAttcaacaaatgtaaagaaatattAACTAATCCCCCCGTTTTGCAATATCCTGATTTCAGTAAAAATTTCATAGTCACTACAGATGCATCAAACGTCGCCATTGGAGCTATTTTAAGGAAGGACCCATTGGTTCTGATAGACCAATATGCTACGCATCAAGAACCCTTAATCAATCTGAAGAACGCTACAGCACCATCGAAAAAGAACTTTTAGCATTAGTTTGGGCAGTGAAGTACTTTAGGCCATACCTatatggaaggaaatttacaatTTGTACTGATCATCGACCTCTAATTTGGTTAGACAAACTCAAGGAACCaaattcaaaattacaaagATGGAAAATTCGACTAGAAGAGTATGACTACCAACTCGCATACAAAAAAGGATGTATAAACAAGAATGCTGACGCATTATCAAGAATACAATTGAATACTACAGACACTGAATCTCTAATAAATAACGTAGACGAAGACGAAATCGAAAGGCTATTGGAAGACGCTTCATCAGTCGAGATGTCAGAATCAGAATTGGATGAAATCCTAAAAAACCTAGATACGGTGGAAGAGGGACATAAAGAAAATTCAGAAAGTAATGAAGACACAATGCACTCTACAAATACGGACACGGAAAACTCATCACcgataaaaatatcaaacgacATCATTGACTCGAAAccaaatcaatattttattcagtgTATAATAACCCGAAAGCCGTGAGAAAAGAATCCAtgggaaacataaaaaaattttacgtGCAAATCAGCACTTTGAACAACGAAGACGAGATCATTAAATTCTTAAAAGAATATACTGCAGATAAGAAGAGATATTATTTCCACTTCGAATCCGAGAACATGTTTGAAACATTCAGCAACGTTGTAAACAAGCTATTCAACAGAAACGGACCAGAGATAATATACTGCACTGAAAGGAGAGAAGTAATCCAAGATGACGAACTTATCAACCAAGCGATTAAATTCCAACACGAGAGAAAAACAAATCATAGAGGTGTAAACGAGACTCTGAGACAACTTCagcgaaaatattattttccatcCATGAAAGAATACGTTTCGAACTATATAGCGAACTGcgaaatttgcaaaaaaaataaatacgagAGAAACCCTCCAAAAATCGATATGATGTTAACAAATACCCCATTCAGGccttttgaaaaaatacatctagATATTTATACCTTGGAAGGTACGAAATTTCTAACTATTGTTGACGCATTCACGAAATTAGGTCAagctatagaactgaaatccaaaaatgctgttgatatatttcatgCCCTATTAAATTACTTTTCTTTTTACGGAACACCGCAACTTATAAGCTCAGATCAAGGAATGGAATTTTTCGGACATATTATAAAAGAACTTCTAGAAACACATAAAATAAACACTCATTTCAAAACAGCACATCATCCAGATTCTGACGGAATAATTGAGAGATTCCACTCAACAATAGCAGAACACTGCAGAATTCTAAGGTCACAATCCAAAGACGCCATAGGAATCATTATGAAATATGCTATAATAGGTTATAACAACTCGATTCATT comes from the Coccinella septempunctata chromosome 2, icCocSept1.1, whole genome shotgun sequence genome and includes:
- the LOC123307602 gene encoding uncharacterized protein LOC123307602; amino-acid sequence: MSFSRSKSVVIFQYNIEGSVLGRVTEYRDLGVLFDQRLTFVPHVRATVSDGLRTLGFIIRNSRDLSETGSLFLLFTALVRSKLEYGCVVWNPGYKIHIESLEKIQRRFLKYVSFKIDGVYPCRGIQDGYLLSRFNVNSFARP